In the genome of Ignavibacteria bacterium, one region contains:
- a CDS encoding ABC transporter ATP-binding protein: MSFLEIKNVNKSFETKKVLDNISLSINKGEFFSIVGPSGCGKTTLLRIIAGLETATSGDIVLNGENISKKSPQERDIGIVFQNYALFPHMTVFENVAYGLKIKKESKETIRKKVYDVLEKVKLTDKTDVRVTNLSGGEQQRVSLARVIVIEPKVILFDEPLSNLDYILRLETRGEIKRLQKETGITSVYVTHDQSEALALSDRIAVLSKGVLQQLGNPIDVYYNPVNYFVADFICHANFFNAEESNKFFGLNIENNKNLVVLPEELFLSNENVNQDLIISDIQFNGLTTEYFIKYGDKFFRSFMVSKSGNHFKIGDAVGISIPQNLNRKVLIA; encoded by the coding sequence ATGTCGTTTTTAGAGATAAAAAATGTCAACAAAAGCTTCGAAACAAAAAAAGTTCTTGATAATATTTCTCTCAGTATAAACAAAGGAGAGTTCTTTTCAATAGTCGGACCGAGCGGATGCGGGAAGACGACGCTTCTCAGGATAATCGCGGGACTTGAAACTGCAACAAGCGGGGATATTGTGCTGAACGGTGAAAACATTTCTAAAAAATCTCCGCAAGAAAGAGATATAGGGATTGTTTTTCAGAACTATGCGTTGTTTCCGCACATGACTGTATTTGAAAACGTTGCATACGGATTGAAGATTAAGAAAGAATCTAAGGAGACGATAAGAAAAAAAGTTTATGACGTTCTTGAAAAAGTTAAGCTTACTGATAAAACTGATGTTCGAGTAACAAATCTTAGCGGAGGTGAACAGCAAAGAGTTTCGCTTGCGCGCGTAATTGTGATTGAACCGAAAGTAATTTTGTTCGATGAGCCGCTTTCAAATCTTGATTATATTCTGCGTTTGGAAACTCGCGGAGAAATAAAACGGCTTCAAAAAGAAACCGGGATTACTTCGGTTTATGTTACGCATGACCAATCAGAGGCGCTTGCATTGAGTGACAGAATAGCGGTGTTGAGCAAAGGTGTGCTACAACAGTTGGGAAATCCTATTGATGTATATTATAATCCTGTTAATTATTTTGTAGCTGATTTTATATGCCATGCGAATTTTTTTAATGCGGAAGAGAGCAATAAGTTTTTTGGATTAAACATAGAGAACAATAAAAACTTAGTTGTGCTTCCCGAGGAATTATTTTTATCGAATGAAAATGTTAATCAAGATTTGATTATTTCAGATATTCAGTTCAACGGTTTAACAACGGAGTATTTCATTAAATACGGTGATAAGTTTTTCAGATCGTTTATGGTTTCTAAATCAGGAAACCATTTTAAAATCGGTGATGCTGTCGGAATTTCCATTCCGCAAAATTTAAACAGGAAAGTTTTAATTGCGTAA
- a CDS encoding sigma-54 dependent transcriptional regulator has protein sequence MKKILVVDDENTSQQIIKRVLESAENDVTIVSDGFEALTKMKKVKYDVIVTDLNMPDMNGIELTKKALEIDPDIMIILITAYGTIKSAVEAIRIGAYDYLTKPVDKKELLLSIDKGMEHQALIKENLLLKYELDKVEDKTEFLTDNEQLRMLLGEVKKVASSDSTILISGENGTGKELLAKYIHENSPRRKQHFVVVNCASIPKQSLESELFGHIEGSFEGAIRDHKGYFEIADNGTIFLDEIGKIDPLVQIKILRVLKDRQFTRIGDSKTQTTNARIIVSTSDNLENLIKDGKFIQDLYYRINVFDFFLTPLRERPDDIIYYFKRFVKEFSEKNGKTIKDISPEVKKILLSYSWPGNVTELKNVAERCTILCEGEKITTDYLPERLSYSREYKEAVASNDFNKNKRARVRDFEMNFIKKFLRINRGNVTATARDINFHPVTLRQKIIRLGINPKEFKGIKLNSYY, from the coding sequence ATGAAAAAAATTTTAGTAGTTGATGATGAAAATACCTCTCAACAAATCATCAAAAGAGTTTTAGAAAGCGCAGAGAATGACGTAACCATTGTTTCGGATGGTTTTGAGGCGCTGACGAAAATGAAGAAAGTAAAATATGATGTAATTGTTACCGACTTAAATATGCCGGACATGAACGGTATTGAGCTTACGAAAAAAGCTCTTGAGATTGACCCGGATATTATGATTATTTTGATTACAGCATACGGAACAATTAAGTCTGCAGTTGAAGCTATAAGAATAGGTGCTTATGATTATTTAACAAAACCGGTTGATAAAAAAGAATTGCTGCTTTCAATTGATAAAGGCATGGAGCACCAAGCGCTAATAAAAGAAAATTTATTATTGAAATATGAGTTGGATAAAGTCGAAGACAAAACCGAATTTCTGACCGACAACGAACAGTTAAGAATGCTTTTAGGTGAAGTGAAAAAAGTTGCTAGTTCGGATTCGACAATTTTGATTTCAGGCGAGAACGGAACAGGAAAAGAATTGCTTGCAAAATACATCCACGAAAATTCTCCGAGAAGAAAACAGCATTTTGTTGTGGTGAACTGCGCATCGATTCCGAAACAATCACTTGAATCAGAATTGTTCGGACACATTGAAGGTTCATTTGAAGGAGCAATTCGCGACCACAAGGGCTATTTTGAAATTGCAGATAACGGAACGATATTTCTTGATGAAATCGGAAAAATTGACCCCTTGGTTCAGATAAAAATCCTGAGAGTATTAAAAGACAGGCAGTTCACGAGAATAGGAGATTCAAAAACTCAGACAACGAATGCGAGAATAATTGTTTCTACAAGTGATAATCTTGAAAATCTGATAAAAGATGGAAAGTTTATTCAGGATTTATACTACAGGATAAATGTATTTGATTTCTTCCTGACTCCTTTGAGAGAAAGACCTGATGACATTATTTATTATTTTAAAAGATTTGTAAAAGAATTTTCAGAAAAAAACGGTAAAACGATAAAAGATATTTCTCCTGAAGTTAAAAAAATTCTTTTAAGCTACAGCTGGCCCGGTAATGTAACGGAATTGAAAAATGTTGCTGAGCGATGCACTATACTTTGTGAGGGTGAAAAAATCACTACCGATTATCTACCGGAAAGACTTAGTTACTCACGTGAATATAAAGAAGCGGTTGCGTCAAATGATTTTAATAAAAACAAACGTGCACGTGTTCGCGATTTCGAAATGAATTTCATAAAGAAATTTCTGCGCATTAACCGCGGTAATGTTACTGCCACAGCAAGAGACATTAATTTTCATCCGGTAACGTTGCGGCAGAAAATCATAAGACTTGGAATTAATCCAAAGGAGTTTAAAGGCATTAAATTGAACTCGTATTATTAA
- a CDS encoding iron ABC transporter permease, giving the protein MRKASLIGSVILYLLLIYFIAGYIIYPLIILVKESLFQEESWFAVGFILYNFTSIESITNTLLLSVISVIGSCIIGTYLAYIIHFKRLKNKSIISSLILIPIATPPIIGTVAFLYLVGDNGILIRLSELIAGSKIIPSLDGWTAIIIVHLYSFYAFFYLFLSASLKKLDHSLVEASYTLGANKVKTFFSVILPHLFPAIIGASLLVFMASMASFSAPFIFGGNLKFITTSIYYNKINGDTVVSSLFSLLLVIISLISLIIFTKFRKKTDYKLSSKGTIRIQGEQSKENAGALNIGLVTLMITIILLPLLALLYLSLIPEGALLRNIFKESLTLANYINLFKDPAIYTPFLNSFKMALVTVALCMLIGLIASLQITKGKSFFSKITEIFISLPYGIPGTVIALTLILSFNTPNWITIAPLVGTFIILPIAYTIRNIPLFTQSTISGLNNLDKSLEEASYSLGANKFYTFRKIIFPLILPSIINGSLLVFINSMGEFVSTILLYNYATRTVSIEIYSQLRMYNTGAGAVYGILLFAFVIITVYITRKYLNERIAV; this is encoded by the coding sequence TTGCGTAAAGCTTCTTTAATCGGTTCGGTTATTTTATACCTGCTTTTGATTTATTTCATAGCGGGATATATTATTTACCCGCTGATAATTTTGGTAAAAGAAAGTTTATTCCAGGAAGAAAGTTGGTTTGCAGTTGGTTTTATACTGTATAATTTTACTTCCATTGAATCCATTACAAATACTTTGTTGCTCTCAGTCATTTCGGTTATTGGAAGCTGTATTATTGGGACTTATTTAGCGTATATTATTCATTTTAAAAGACTGAAAAATAAATCAATAATTTCTTCATTAATCTTAATTCCCATTGCCACACCGCCTATTATTGGAACAGTTGCGTTTTTGTATCTTGTCGGTGATAACGGAATTTTGATAAGATTATCAGAATTAATAGCAGGTTCGAAGATCATTCCTTCTCTTGACGGATGGACTGCAATAATTATTGTTCATTTGTATTCATTCTATGCATTTTTTTATTTGTTTTTATCGGCATCATTGAAAAAATTAGATCATAGCTTAGTAGAAGCATCTTATACTCTGGGGGCTAATAAAGTAAAAACTTTTTTTAGTGTTATATTACCGCATTTGTTTCCGGCAATAATCGGAGCATCACTTTTGGTGTTCATGGCAAGCATGGCTTCATTTTCTGCACCTTTCATTTTTGGAGGTAATTTAAAATTCATAACAACTTCGATTTATTACAATAAAATAAATGGCGACACAGTTGTTTCATCTCTTTTTTCATTATTATTAGTAATAATTTCTTTAATCTCATTAATTATTTTTACAAAATTCAGAAAAAAGACCGATTATAAGTTATCATCTAAAGGAACGATAAGAATTCAAGGTGAGCAATCAAAAGAAAACGCAGGAGCGTTGAACATTGGCTTAGTAACATTAATGATTACGATTATTCTGCTTCCTTTGCTTGCGTTATTATATTTATCATTGATTCCTGAAGGCGCATTGCTGAGAAATATTTTTAAAGAATCATTGACGCTGGCTAACTATATAAACTTGTTTAAAGACCCGGCGATATATACACCGTTTCTTAATAGCTTTAAAATGGCTTTGGTAACTGTTGCACTATGTATGTTAATCGGATTGATTGCATCTCTGCAAATCACAAAAGGGAAATCATTTTTCTCGAAGATTACGGAAATATTCATTTCGCTTCCTTATGGAATACCGGGAACGGTCATAGCTTTGACATTAATTTTGAGCTTTAATACACCGAACTGGATAACGATTGCACCGCTGGTTGGAACGTTTATCATTTTGCCGATTGCATATACAATCAGGAATATTCCTTTGTTCACGCAATCGACGATTTCAGGATTGAATAATTTAGATAAGTCACTTGAAGAAGCGTCATATTCGCTTGGGGCTAATAAATTTTATACATTCAGGAAAATAATTTTTCCGTTAATACTTCCTTCGATAATAAACGGTTCATTGCTTGTGTTTATTAACTCGATGGGAGAGTTTGTATCAACAATTTTGCTTTATAACTATGCAACAAGAACAGTCTCGATAGAAATTTATTCGCAGTTAAGAATGTATAACACAGGAGCGGGAGCAGTTTATGGAATTTTATTATTTGCATTTGTAATAATTACAGTTTACATAACAAGAAAATATTTAAATGAAAGGATAGCAGTTTAA
- a CDS encoding extracellular solute-binding protein gives MKTRFYIIFLFTISLLTTSLISCGDSKRKVVVYSPHGKEMLAEFEKQFETANPEIDVQWLDMGSQEVYDRVRNESANPQADIWWGSPSTLFMKAEKENLLAQYTPSWSSSISANHKSKNNFWYGTFLTPEVISFNNKVLTKETAPKSWEEIIAPAWDNKFVIRNPMASGTMRIIYSAMVENSVKQTGSDVKGFEWLKALDRNTGSYAADPTQMYLKLSSNETPVTLWNMPDIILQSKLYNYPFDYNFPQPSTVVAVDGIALVANSQNPEDAKKVYEFVTSQEAMILQANKFYRIPSRTDIPKDKLPDWIQNAKYKEMQLDWEMISEKESEWMKKWDSEIKGKGN, from the coding sequence TTGAAAACTAGATTTTATATAATATTTCTATTTACCATTTCACTGCTCACCACTTCGCTAATAAGTTGCGGTGATTCTAAAAGAAAAGTTGTGGTATATTCTCCTCACGGCAAGGAAATGCTTGCTGAGTTTGAGAAACAGTTTGAAACAGCAAATCCTGAAATCGATGTTCAGTGGTTGGATATGGGTTCGCAGGAAGTTTATGACAGGGTCCGCAATGAAAGCGCGAATCCGCAGGCGGATATATGGTGGGGGTCGCCGTCAACGTTGTTTATGAAAGCGGAGAAAGAAAATTTGCTTGCACAGTATACACCAAGCTGGAGCAGTTCAATTTCAGCAAATCATAAAAGCAAAAATAATTTTTGGTACGGGACTTTTTTAACTCCCGAGGTGATTTCTTTCAACAATAAAGTTTTAACAAAAGAGACCGCTCCGAAAAGCTGGGAAGAAATTATTGCGCCTGCATGGGATAATAAGTTTGTAATTAGAAATCCGATGGCATCGGGAACGATGAGAATAATTTATTCTGCAATGGTTGAAAATTCTGTTAAGCAAACGGGCAGTGATGTTAAAGGTTTTGAATGGCTTAAAGCACTGGACAGAAATACAGGTTCTTATGCTGCCGACCCGACACAAATGTATCTGAAACTTTCGAGCAATGAAACACCTGTTACGCTCTGGAATATGCCCGATATAATTTTGCAATCGAAGTTGTATAATTATCCTTTTGATTATAATTTTCCACAGCCATCAACTGTAGTTGCCGTGGATGGAATAGCGCTGGTTGCAAATTCACAAAATCCCGAGGATGCAAAAAAAGTTTATGAGTTTGTTACTTCGCAGGAAGCAATGATTTTGCAGGCGAATAAGTTTTACAGGATTCCGTCGAGGACGGATATTCCGAAAGATAAGCTTCCTGATTGGATTCAAAATGCGAAGTATAAGGAAATGCAACTTGATTGGGAAATGATTTCCGAAAAAGAATCCGAATGGATGAAAAAATGGGACAGCGAAATTAAAGGCAAAGGCAACTAA
- a CDS encoding PIG-L family deacetylase produces the protein MRKLLLIFFIFFSFSAQIFPQNSPKVLVAIAHPDDDATFAASVYKITHDLKGQVDYLLVTNGEGGYKYSTLSEDIYGLELTDEEVGRKFLPEIRKKELKNGGDIIGVKNYYFLEQKDHKYTNNIREVLDSVWNVPYVKSQMKELIEREGYDYVFVLIPTETTHAHHSSVGILMLETVNEMPIEKRPVVLGGRGQNINDTTNFVYRGLKEFPLTSFTDDNLIFTFDRTTPFGFNDRLNYKIIVNWLIAEHKSQGTMQLGMNYGDYEKYYFFDMNDKSKVEQTRQLFEKLKEVTYKKKEYQE, from the coding sequence ATGAGAAAATTACTCCTCATTTTTTTTATATTTTTTAGCTTTTCTGCTCAAATTTTTCCTCAAAATTCTCCCAAAGTTCTGGTTGCAATTGCGCATCCTGATGATGATGCGACTTTTGCCGCTTCAGTCTATAAAATCACACATGATTTAAAAGGTCAGGTTGATTATTTATTAGTTACAAACGGCGAGGGTGGTTATAAATATTCAACTTTGTCGGAAGATATATATGGCTTGGAGCTTACTGACGAAGAAGTCGGAAGAAAATTTTTGCCGGAAATCAGAAAAAAGGAATTGAAAAACGGCGGGGATATTATCGGGGTGAAAAATTATTATTTCTTAGAACAAAAAGACCATAAATACACAAACAATATTCGCGAAGTGCTGGACAGCGTATGGAATGTCCCTTATGTCAAGAGTCAGATGAAAGAATTAATCGAACGAGAAGGATATGATTATGTCTTTGTTTTGATTCCGACGGAAACAACTCATGCGCATCACAGTTCGGTTGGAATTTTGATGCTGGAAACTGTAAATGAAATGCCGATTGAAAAAAGACCTGTTGTGCTTGGAGGACGAGGGCAAAATATAAATGATACCACGAATTTTGTATATAGGGGATTGAAAGAATTTCCGCTTACGAGTTTTACTGATGATAATTTGATTTTTACTTTTGACAGAACAACACCGTTTGGATTTAATGATAGATTGAATTACAAAATAATTGTGAACTGGCTGATTGCCGAACACAAATCACAAGGAACTATGCAATTGGGAATGAACTATGGTGATTATGAAAAATATTATTTCTTTGACATGAATGATAAGAGTAAAGTCGAGCAGACGCGACAGCTATTTGAAAAATTAAAAGAAGTAACTTATAAGAAAAAAGAATATCAGGAATAA
- a CDS encoding thiamine pyrophosphate-dependent enzyme — translation MLEVEEEIKKEKTEKSDGIDNDLLMKAYYKMCLVKNMAQIYDDNRQICKYVHSTSRGHEAIQLAVGFQLKEYDYLSPYYRDESIMLGLGFEPYELMLQLLAKGDDPFSGGRSYYNHPSVKKPGYPTIPHQSSATGMQAIPATGMAHGISYIESEKNLKGKSKNKPVVVCSLGDGSITEGEVSEAFQMAVLKKLPILYLIQDNKWGISAYADEMRAMDAYEFAAGFKGLKREKVDGSNFIKSYQKVRDIFEYIRKKRSPVLLHASVPLLGHHTSGVRKEWYRTEKDLTEHYKDDPIPKLRQVLVDLGIGEDEISKIENDAAEKAKSDFDKAVKAKDPAAETLFMYEFAETPVTEEKGEREPKGAEPVIMVDSALHAIDELMKKHPEAILYGQDVGRRLGGVFREAATLAQKYGDNRVFNTPIQEAYIVGSTAGMSAVGIKPIVEIQFADYSWAGMNQLVVELSKSCYLTCGKFPVSSIIRIPVGAYGGGGPYHSDCVESSYLPIRGIKIAYPSNSADMKGLMKAAFYDPNPVLMFEHKGLYWSKVPGTDAAKSIEPDENYIVPFGKARIFLKADDKKIESGESLVVVTYGMGVHWALNAAKNFPGHIEILDLRTLNPLDEEAIYESVRKHGKCLVLTEEQIMNSFAESLAGRIAKECFQYLDAPVEFMGSVNVPAVPLNMGLEKEMLPSAEKVAKFFNQLLGY, via the coding sequence ATGCTTGAAGTTGAAGAAGAAATAAAAAAAGAGAAAACAGAAAAATCAGACGGCATCGATAATGACCTTTTGATGAAGGCGTATTATAAAATGTGTCTTGTAAAAAACATGGCACAGATATACGATGACAACAGGCAGATTTGCAAGTATGTGCACTCAACGTCGCGAGGACATGAAGCAATTCAGCTTGCGGTTGGATTTCAGTTAAAAGAGTATGATTATTTAAGTCCTTATTATCGTGATGAGTCGATAATGCTCGGGCTTGGATTTGAACCTTATGAGCTTATGCTTCAGCTACTTGCAAAAGGAGATGACCCTTTTTCAGGAGGGAGAAGTTATTATAATCATCCGTCGGTTAAAAAACCCGGCTATCCGACAATTCCGCATCAGTCAAGTGCAACGGGCATGCAGGCAATTCCTGCAACTGGAATGGCTCATGGAATTTCATATATTGAATCGGAAAAAAATCTAAAGGGCAAAAGCAAAAACAAACCTGTCGTGGTTTGTTCGCTTGGTGACGGCTCGATTACAGAAGGTGAAGTTTCGGAAGCGTTTCAAATGGCAGTGCTAAAAAAGCTTCCTATACTTTATCTGATTCAGGATAACAAGTGGGGAATATCCGCTTATGCAGATGAAATGCGCGCGATGGATGCTTATGAATTTGCTGCGGGATTCAAAGGATTGAAACGTGAGAAAGTTGACGGTTCGAATTTTATTAAGTCGTATCAGAAAGTTCGAGATATTTTTGAATACATTCGCAAGAAAAGAAGTCCGGTATTGCTTCATGCATCTGTTCCATTGCTGGGGCATCATACATCAGGCGTGCGCAAAGAATGGTACAGAACAGAAAAAGATTTGACGGAGCATTATAAAGACGACCCGATTCCGAAGTTAAGACAGGTATTGGTTGATTTGGGAATAGGTGAAGATGAAATTTCAAAAATTGAAAATGATGCGGCTGAAAAAGCAAAGAGTGATTTTGATAAAGCAGTGAAAGCAAAAGACCCTGCAGCTGAAACTTTGTTTATGTATGAGTTTGCAGAAACTCCCGTGACTGAAGAAAAAGGTGAGCGCGAGCCAAAGGGTGCTGAGCCGGTTATTATGGTTGACTCTGCTTTGCATGCAATCGATGAGCTAATGAAAAAACATCCTGAAGCGATTTTATACGGACAGGATGTAGGCAGAAGATTGGGAGGCGTATTCAGAGAAGCAGCAACTCTTGCGCAGAAGTATGGTGATAATCGTGTATTCAATACTCCGATTCAAGAAGCATATATTGTCGGCTCGACTGCGGGAATGAGCGCAGTCGGAATAAAGCCGATTGTTGAAATTCAGTTTGCTGATTACAGCTGGGCGGGTATGAACCAGCTCGTGGTTGAGCTTTCAAAGTCCTGTTATTTAACCTGTGGGAAGTTTCCTGTGTCGAGCATCATAAGGATTCCCGTTGGGGCATACGGCGGTGGCGGACCTTATCACTCCGATTGCGTTGAGTCGAGTTATCTGCCGATTCGCGGTATTAAGATTGCATATCCGAGCAACTCAGCTGACATGAAGGGATTGATGAAAGCGGCGTTTTATGACCCGAATCCTGTCTTGATGTTTGAACATAAAGGTCTCTATTGGAGCAAAGTTCCCGGAACGGATGCTGCAAAATCAATCGAGCCGGATGAGAATTATATTGTGCCGTTTGGTAAGGCGAGAATTTTTTTGAAAGCAGATGATAAAAAAATTGAATCAGGTGAATCTCTTGTCGTGGTTACTTATGGGATGGGAGTTCATTGGGCATTAAATGCCGCAAAGAATTTTCCGGGACACATTGAAATTCTGGATTTAAGAACTTTAAATCCACTGGATGAAGAAGCAATTTATGAATCGGTTAGAAAACACGGAAAGTGTCTGGTTTTGACTGAGGAACAAATTATGAATTCATTTGCCGAATCACTTGCCGGAAGAATTGCAAAAGAATGTTTTCAGTATCTGGATGCACCGGTTGAGTTTATGGGTTCGGTTAACGTTCCTGCTGTTCCTTTAAATATGGGACTTGAAAAAGAAATGCTGCCGAGTGCAGAAAAAGTTGCAAAGTTTTTCAACCAATTATTAGGTTACTAA
- the serA gene encoding phosphoglycerate dehydrogenase: MPEKKQYYIIDFDSTFIKTEALEELFEVSLNGIKNKDKVLQKISALTKKGMNGELSISKSLEERMALLDADKAHIDKAVHKIKKRISESIKRNKPFFKKNSDNIYIVSSGFKELILPIIKDFDIKEENIFANTFKFDKKGKITGFDKKNLLAKNNGKINVIKNLKLKGDVYVIGDGYTDYELKKSGVAEKFYAFTENVSRDKVTKKADHVTPSFDEFLYVNKLPMEISYPKNRLKVLLLEKINDNAIKIFKDEGFQIEDLNHSLSEKELKEKIKDVAILGIRSKTNITKSILQNANRLVTIGTFCIGTTQVDLDEAMNKGIAVFNAPFSNTRSVVELALGEMIMLIRRIFDKSSALHKGIWDKSSAHSYELRGKTLGIIGYGKIGSQLSVLAEDLGMTVIYYDIIERLSLGNAKRCLTLKELLKKSDVVSLHIDDNQQNKNFIGEKEFKLMKDGVIFLNLSRGFVVDMKALKKNIESGKILGTAIDVFPYEPHSNNEKFISELQGLPNVILTPHIGGSTEEAQIDIAKFVSTKLIDFINKGDTQFSVNFPNLQLPELRNSHRLIHIHENVPGILAKINNILGERKINIVGQYLKTNENIGYVITDISKKYNPKVLDELKKIEHTIKFRVLY, encoded by the coding sequence ATGCCTGAAAAAAAGCAATATTACATAATTGATTTTGACAGCACTTTCATAAAAACAGAAGCCCTTGAAGAGCTCTTTGAAGTGTCACTAAACGGTATAAAAAACAAAGATAAGGTTCTTCAAAAAATTTCCGCACTTACCAAAAAAGGAATGAATGGCGAGTTGTCAATCTCAAAATCTCTCGAAGAACGCATGGCTTTACTTGATGCCGATAAAGCTCACATAGATAAAGCTGTTCATAAAATCAAAAAAAGAATTTCCGAATCTATAAAACGCAACAAACCTTTCTTCAAGAAAAATTCAGATAATATTTATATAGTTTCATCCGGCTTCAAAGAGCTGATTCTCCCTATCATTAAAGATTTCGATATTAAAGAAGAAAATATTTTTGCAAATACTTTTAAGTTTGATAAAAAAGGAAAGATAACCGGCTTTGATAAAAAAAACCTTCTAGCAAAAAATAACGGCAAGATTAACGTAATAAAAAATCTGAAGCTTAAAGGTGATGTTTATGTAATCGGTGACGGTTACACAGACTATGAGCTAAAAAAATCAGGTGTCGCAGAAAAATTTTATGCCTTCACCGAGAACGTTTCTCGTGATAAAGTTACAAAAAAAGCTGACCACGTTACGCCAAGCTTTGATGAGTTCTTATATGTAAATAAGCTGCCGATGGAAATTTCTTACCCTAAAAATCGCCTCAAAGTATTATTGCTCGAAAAAATAAACGATAATGCAATAAAAATTTTCAAGGATGAAGGTTTCCAGATTGAAGATTTGAATCACAGCTTATCTGAAAAAGAGCTGAAAGAAAAAATTAAAGATGTTGCCATTCTCGGCATACGTTCGAAGACCAACATTACAAAATCAATTTTGCAAAATGCAAACCGTCTCGTTACAATCGGAACGTTTTGCATAGGTACTACCCAGGTTGATTTAGATGAAGCAATGAACAAAGGAATTGCAGTTTTTAACGCTCCTTTCAGCAATACCCGCAGTGTTGTTGAGCTTGCCCTTGGCGAGATGATTATGCTAATCAGAAGAATTTTTGATAAGTCTTCCGCTCTTCATAAAGGCATCTGGGATAAATCATCTGCACACAGCTATGAGCTTCGCGGAAAAACCCTTGGCATAATCGGTTACGGGAAAATCGGCTCCCAGCTTTCCGTTCTCGCTGAAGATTTAGGAATGACCGTCATCTATTACGACATTATCGAGCGTCTTTCGCTCGGCAATGCAAAACGATGCCTGACCTTGAAAGAGCTTTTGAAAAAATCTGATGTAGTTTCATTGCACATAGACGATAACCAGCAGAACAAAAATTTTATTGGGGAAAAAGAATTCAAGCTGATGAAAGACGGTGTGATTTTCTTAAACCTCAGCCGTGGGTTTGTTGTCGATATGAAAGCTCTTAAGAAAAATATTGAGTCAGGGAAAATCCTCGGCACAGCAATTGATGTTTTTCCTTATGAGCCGCACAGCAATAATGAAAAATTCATTAGCGAGCTTCAGGGACTTCCGAATGTTATCCTAACTCCTCACATCGGCGGCAGCACCGAAGAAGCTCAGATTGACATTGCAAAGTTTGTCTCGACAAAGCTCATCGATTTCATAAACAAAGGCGATACTCAGTTCAGCGTGAACTTCCCTAACCTGCAACTACCTGAGCTTCGTAATTCGCACAGATTGATTCACATTCACGAAAATGTTCCAGGCATACTCGCAAAGATTAACAATATTCTCGGTGAAAGAAAAATTAACATCGTCGGGCAGTATCTTAAAACAAATGAAAACATCGGTTATGTTATCACCGACATTTCAAAAAAATACAATCCAAAGGTTCTCGACGAGCTTAAAAAAATCGAACATACAATAAAATTCAGAGTTCTTTATTAA